A genomic region of Magnolia sinica isolate HGM2019 chromosome 6, MsV1, whole genome shotgun sequence contains the following coding sequences:
- the LOC131248015 gene encoding cinnamoyl-CoA reductase-like SNL6, translating to MAPEASPHENPKTVCVMDASGRLGTCLVEKLLQRGYTVHAAVQNHGDLQLFKGLSSDNKSLRVFHSDPFDYQSIMDAIKGCSGLFYTFEPPKYQSSYDEYMAEVEVRAAHNVLEACARTETVAKVVFTSSVTAVIWRENRKQTVDFDERNWSEPIFCTNFKLWHALSKTLAEKTAWALAMDRGINMVSINAGLMTGPDLSIANAYLKGAAEMYEDGVFVTVDVKFLVDAHICVFEDPSTYGRYLCFNNVINRPEAAIKLAQMLTAVTPYPPSCEDSRIFEQRISNKKLNKLMVNFASGAKVEQ from the exons atggcacCAGAAGCTTCTCCCCATGAAAACCCAAAAACCGTTTGTGTGATGGATGCATCGGGCCGCTTGGGCACGTGCCTTGTGGAGAAGCTGCTACAAAGAGGCTACACCGTCCATGCAGCGGTCCAAAACCATG GGGATTTGCAGCTGTTCAAGGGACTTTCGTCTGACAACAAGAGCCTTCGGGTCTTCCATTCGGATCCCTTTGATTATCAGAGTATCATGGATGCCATAAAGGGCTGCTCGGGTCTGTTCTACACGTTCGAGCCTCCCAAATACCAATCAAGCTACGAC GAATACATGGCGGAGGTGGAAGTTAGAGCAGCGCACAACGTCTTGGAAGCGTGCGCGCGGACAGAGACGGTGGCAAAGGTCGTTTTCACGTCCTCCGTGACGGCCGTCATTTGGAGAGAAAATCGCAAACAAACTGTCGATTTTGACGAGAGAAATTGGAGCGAACCCATTTTCTGTACAAACTTCAAG CTATGGCACGCGCTGTCAAAGACGCTAGCGGAGAAAACAGCATGGGCTCTGGCCATGGACAGAGGCATCAACATGGTGTCGATTAACGCGGGGCTGATGACGGGTCCGGATCTCTCGATCGCGAACGCGTATCTGAAGGGAGCGGCGGAGATGTACGAGGACGGCGTGTTCGTAACGGTAGACGTCAAGTTCCTCGTCGACGCTCACATCTGCGTATTCGAGGATCCGTCAACTTACGGCCGTTATCTCTGCTTTAACAATGTCATCAACCGTCCCGAAGCCGCCATTAAACTCGCTCAGATGTTAACAGCTGTGACGCCCTATCCCCCCAG CTGTGAGGATTCAAGGATTTTCGAGCAACGAATCAGCAATAAGAAACTGAATAAACTGATGGTGAATTTCGCAAGCGGAGCTAAGGTGGAGCAATAG